A window of the Halobacterium hubeiense genome harbors these coding sequences:
- the truD gene encoding tRNA pseudouridine(13) synthase TruD produces the protein MREAHELERAVGMWYYASDSDGTGGRLRESPSDFRVTEIEEFDTQPVDADRGDYPWLVLRATLTSWDTNDFARELANGLEMSRERVTWAGTKDRHAVTTQLFAVRDVVPEDLPDISDAGIDVVGRAGRGLEFGDLAGNEFRVVVRDPDDPGQAEAVTADLAAFGGGEPGVPNYFGQQRFGSKRPVTHEVGLAILRGDWEGAAMAYLGAPSEHEPEDSSRARRFVEDTRDWEAALEKFPNRLRYERTMLHELADGGSFRDAVETFPSNLQRLFVHAAQSYAFNRMLAERMERGLPFHEPVEGDVVWFAESDVPESVARPDSSRQQRVTADRVDVMARHCARGRAFVTAPLVGTDTELAEGEPGEIERAVLGELDLEPGDFDLPGEFDSSGTRRAILLRPDLTVERDPLTFEFALPSGSYATVVLREYLKTSPLDL, from the coding sequence ATGCGCGAGGCCCACGAATTGGAGCGCGCGGTCGGGATGTGGTACTACGCCAGCGACAGCGACGGCACGGGCGGCCGCCTCCGCGAGTCGCCGTCGGACTTCCGCGTCACGGAAATCGAGGAGTTCGACACCCAGCCCGTGGACGCCGACCGCGGCGACTACCCGTGGCTCGTCCTGCGCGCGACGCTGACGTCGTGGGACACCAACGACTTCGCCCGCGAGCTCGCGAACGGCCTAGAGATGAGCCGCGAGCGCGTGACGTGGGCGGGGACGAAAGACCGCCACGCGGTCACCACCCAGCTGTTCGCCGTCCGCGACGTCGTGCCCGAGGACCTCCCCGACATCTCGGACGCGGGCATCGACGTCGTCGGGCGCGCGGGCCGCGGACTGGAGTTCGGCGACCTCGCGGGCAACGAGTTCCGCGTCGTCGTCCGCGACCCCGACGACCCCGGGCAGGCGGAGGCCGTCACCGCGGACCTCGCGGCGTTCGGCGGCGGCGAGCCGGGCGTTCCAAATTACTTCGGCCAGCAGCGCTTCGGCAGCAAGCGCCCGGTCACCCACGAGGTCGGGCTCGCCATCCTGCGCGGCGACTGGGAGGGCGCCGCGATGGCGTACCTCGGCGCGCCCAGCGAGCACGAACCGGAGGATAGCAGTCGCGCGCGGCGGTTCGTCGAGGACACCCGCGACTGGGAGGCCGCCCTAGAGAAGTTCCCGAACCGGCTGCGCTACGAGCGCACGATGCTGCACGAGCTGGCGGACGGCGGGAGCTTCCGGGACGCCGTCGAGACGTTCCCGTCGAACCTCCAGCGGCTGTTCGTCCACGCCGCCCAATCGTACGCGTTCAACCGGATGCTCGCCGAGCGCATGGAGCGCGGGCTGCCGTTCCACGAGCCCGTCGAGGGCGACGTGGTGTGGTTCGCGGAGTCGGACGTCCCCGAGAGCGTCGCCCGGCCGGATTCGAGCCGCCAGCAGCGCGTCACCGCCGACCGCGTGGACGTGATGGCGCGCCACTGCGCCCGCGGCCGGGCGTTCGTCACCGCGCCGCTGGTCGGCACCGACACCGAGTTGGCGGAAGGAGAACCCGGGGAAATCGAGCGCGCCGTGCTCGGCGAACTCGACCTCGAACCCGGGGACTTCGACCTCCCGGGCGAGTTCGACTCCTCGGGGACGCGGCGCGCAATTTTGCTCCGCCCCGACCTCACGGTCGAACGCGACCCCCTGACCTTCGAGTTCGCGCTCCCCTCCGGGAGCTACGCGACGGTCGTCCTGCGCGAGTACCTGAAAACGAGTCCGCTGGACCTCTGA
- the pth2 gene encoding peptidyl-tRNA hydrolase Pth2, with protein MKQVIAARTDIGMGQGKLAAQVAHASLKAYEHTDDRAQRQWKQQGQKKVVVKASGERELYQIAEEAKAKGLPSGLVEDAGHTQLEPGTPTAVAVGPAADADVDEITGDLPLF; from the coding sequence ATGAAGCAGGTCATCGCCGCCCGAACGGACATCGGGATGGGGCAGGGGAAGCTCGCGGCGCAGGTCGCGCACGCCTCCCTGAAAGCCTACGAGCACACCGACGACCGCGCCCAGCGTCAGTGGAAACAGCAGGGGCAGAAGAAGGTCGTCGTGAAGGCCAGCGGCGAGCGCGAACTCTACCAGATTGCGGAGGAAGCGAAGGCCAAGGGGCTGCCGTCCGGACTCGTCGAGGACGCCGGCCACACGCAGTTGGAGCCGGGGACGCCCACGGCCGTCGCGGTGGGGCCGGCGGCCGACGCCGACGTGGACGAGATTACCGGCGACCTCCCGCTGTTCTGA
- a CDS encoding YIP1 family protein: MAPRTPLSRPRRYFQQRGFDLWPAVAAVGVAAVALAAALYGFAALFVRRLRQAGHGDAANEVWSLLSSEIVGLVFAFFVGWVIVAAVMHALGRLVIGHDGEFRETLVVAGWGTVPSILNTVFAFAVLAFALQSASLDTPEAFVRQFRSTIGSTGLLRGAFTFVVAGWQTYVYTEGLYVEFDADEGSALLVAVVVAYGGWLLSLF, encoded by the coding sequence ATGGCCCCGCGCACGCCGCTCTCCAGACCGCGCCGGTACTTCCAGCAACGCGGCTTCGACCTGTGGCCCGCCGTCGCCGCCGTCGGCGTCGCCGCGGTCGCGCTCGCCGCCGCCCTCTACGGGTTCGCCGCGCTGTTCGTGCGCCGGCTCCGGCAGGCCGGCCACGGCGACGCCGCCAACGAGGTGTGGAGCCTGCTCTCCTCGGAAATCGTCGGGCTCGTGTTCGCGTTCTTCGTCGGTTGGGTTATCGTCGCCGCCGTCATGCACGCGCTCGGCCGGCTCGTCATCGGCCACGACGGCGAGTTCCGCGAGACGCTCGTGGTCGCCGGCTGGGGGACCGTGCCGTCGATTCTCAACACCGTGTTCGCGTTCGCCGTGCTCGCGTTCGCGCTCCAGTCGGCCTCCCTCGACACGCCCGAGGCGTTCGTCCGCCAGTTCCGCTCGACAATCGGCTCGACGGGCCTCCTCCGCGGCGCGTTCACGTTCGTCGTCGCGGGCTGGCAGACGTACGTCTACACGGAGGGGCTGTACGTCGAGTTCGACGCCGACGAGGGCAGCGCACTCCTCGTCGCCGTCGTCGTCGCGTACGGCGGCTGGCTGCTCAGCCTGTTCTGA
- the dcd gene encoding dCTP deaminase, translating to MILSDRDILARLFEGDLVVEPLDDVDLQVQPASVDVRLGRRFLEFERANVPCIHPNREEEVEDYVTETVVDDGDEFILHPGDFVLGTTKERVEVPPDLVAQVEGRSSLGRLAVVVHATAGFIDPGFEGKVTLELSNLGKVPVALTPDMRISQLVFTQLSSPAERPYGEERGSKYQDQDGPQASRIRGDREFGGDQ from the coding sequence ATGATACTCTCCGACCGGGACATCCTCGCGCGGCTCTTCGAGGGCGACCTCGTCGTCGAACCGCTGGACGACGTGGACCTCCAGGTCCAGCCCGCGAGCGTCGACGTCCGGCTCGGCCGTCGGTTCCTGGAGTTCGAGCGCGCGAACGTCCCCTGCATCCACCCCAACAGAGAAGAGGAAGTCGAGGACTACGTCACCGAGACCGTCGTCGACGACGGCGACGAGTTCATCCTCCACCCCGGCGACTTCGTGCTCGGCACCACGAAAGAGCGCGTGGAGGTGCCGCCGGACCTCGTCGCGCAGGTCGAGGGCCGCTCTTCCTTGGGCCGGCTCGCCGTCGTCGTCCACGCCACGGCCGGCTTCATCGACCCCGGCTTCGAGGGGAAGGTCACGCTCGAACTCTCCAATCTGGGGAAGGTGCCGGTCGCGCTCACGCCCGACATGCGCATCAGCCAGCTCGTGTTCACGCAACTCTCTAGTCCCGCCGAGCGGCCGTACGGCGAGGAGCGCGGGTCGAAGTACCAGGACCAGGACGGCCCGCAGGCCAGCCGCATCCGCGGCGACCGCGAGTTCGGGGGCGACCAATGA
- a CDS encoding thiamine-phosphate synthase family protein, with protein sequence MKFIEEVVVEEFLPTFRSLLAADLRERGLTQHEVADLLGVSQSAVSKYAHGEVTVNDAVAGDERVRETVERVGEGLASGDMSQVQALVEAEVLIRRLSARGDVVADLHEAAMPALAEYDGDFRVHDPESEVRVRERVLSSVRRGVRILEHASGFATLIPAVGSNLVECTPDADGVEDVAGVPGRILDVMGRTEIPADPEFGVSVHVASVLLAARDAGSDARACLNVHYDPDIVEELESLGYEAVEFDPEGEASADALRPVVRDHPEADVLYQTGGFGVEPIVYVLADSAPAAAEMARELL encoded by the coding sequence ATGAAGTTCATCGAGGAGGTCGTCGTCGAGGAGTTCCTCCCTACCTTCCGCTCGCTGCTGGCGGCGGACCTCCGCGAGCGCGGGCTCACTCAACACGAGGTCGCGGACCTGCTCGGCGTCAGCCAGTCCGCGGTCTCGAAGTACGCCCACGGCGAGGTCACGGTCAACGACGCGGTCGCCGGCGACGAGCGCGTCCGCGAGACCGTCGAGCGCGTCGGCGAGGGACTCGCCAGCGGGGACATGTCGCAGGTGCAGGCGCTCGTCGAGGCGGAGGTGCTGATTCGGCGGCTGTCCGCGCGCGGCGACGTCGTCGCGGACCTCCACGAGGCGGCGATGCCGGCGCTCGCGGAGTACGACGGCGACTTCCGCGTCCACGACCCCGAGAGCGAGGTGCGCGTCCGCGAGCGCGTGCTCTCGTCGGTGCGCCGCGGCGTCCGCATCCTCGAACACGCCAGCGGGTTCGCGACGCTCATCCCTGCGGTCGGCTCGAACCTCGTGGAGTGTACGCCCGACGCCGACGGCGTCGAGGATGTCGCGGGCGTCCCCGGCCGGATTCTGGACGTGATGGGGCGCACGGAGATTCCCGCCGACCCCGAGTTCGGCGTCAGCGTCCACGTCGCGTCAGTCCTGTTGGCCGCCCGGGACGCCGGCAGCGACGCTCGCGCGTGCCTGAACGTCCACTACGACCCAGATATCGTCGAGGAACTGGAGTCGCTCGGCTACGAGGCCGTCGAGTTCGACCCGGAAGGAGAGGCTTCCGCGGACGCGCTCCGTCCCGTCGTCCGGGACCACCCGGAGGCGGACGTGCTCTACCAGACCGGCGGCTTCGGCGTCGAGCCTATCGTCTACGTGCTCGCGGACAGCGCGCCGGCGGCCGCCGAGATGGCGCGCGAGCTACTGTGA
- a CDS encoding DUF7551 domain-containing protein, translated as MGDDLRTMRERLDGLASDDGRFYVACARTGERPFPVGGLWFADRETAREAAELAREYRRTLERYDPRAPHYDLVVHERTEPVPPADSPSLPDACHDVTGAVFEALSAAGHEDAERTILDAYFAAAEATTDPDDLCVVLLRCTARTLDAELSAREQAVVLADAAHRADFAADASTVGDAFARVAGANLVEAPAETVDGWRFDPAVRVADAAVTLPAAIAVLAVQPDADPAFDRAGDGVRARLDGGPAGLATAPSQ; from the coding sequence ATGGGCGACGACCTCCGCACGATGCGCGAGCGCCTCGACGGCCTCGCCAGCGACGACGGGCGCTTCTACGTCGCCTGCGCGCGCACCGGCGAGCGCCCGTTCCCGGTCGGCGGGCTATGGTTCGCGGACCGCGAGACCGCCCGCGAGGCCGCCGAGTTGGCCCGCGAGTACCGCCGGACGCTGGAGCGCTACGACCCGCGAGCGCCCCACTACGACCTCGTCGTCCACGAGCGCACCGAGCCCGTGCCGCCGGCGGACTCGCCCTCGCTGCCCGACGCCTGCCACGACGTCACGGGCGCGGTGTTCGAGGCGTTGAGCGCGGCCGGCCACGAGGACGCCGAGCGCACGATTCTGGACGCGTACTTCGCGGCCGCGGAAGCCACCACCGACCCCGACGACCTCTGCGTCGTCCTGCTGCGGTGTACGGCGCGCACGCTCGACGCCGAGCTCTCGGCCCGCGAGCAGGCGGTCGTCCTCGCGGACGCCGCGCACCGGGCGGACTTCGCGGCGGACGCGTCCACCGTCGGCGACGCGTTCGCGAGGGTCGCGGGCGCGAACCTCGTCGAGGCGCCCGCGGAGACCGTCGACGGCTGGCGGTTCGACCCCGCGGTCCGGGTCGCCGACGCCGCAGTCACGCTCCCCGCGGCAATCGCCGTGCTGGCGGTGCAGCCGGACGCCGACCCCGCCTTCGACCGCGCCGGCGACGGCGTCCGCGCGCGACTCGACGGCGGCCCCGCGGGGCTGGCGACCGCCCCCTCACAGTAG
- a CDS encoding DUF5059 domain-containing protein, whose protein sequence is MRDRRTFLKATGATLASLGLAGCNADSTDSDQSTDDPATTEPATETTENAGGDVGVNAAVAAQWNVYRARLADAAALGLAEEHALGERTVAGVFEDFESASGEYGAHEKLEATSTEHYEGFESAVVSLQEALAAGDADAARDHQRTADDHLAAAQRELVGEQPANALDALAFGDRAATASALAAADRPADAGVTANAALTDFEDAAAHDALEGTADDAYERFEGSLGDVLSAGQRGDAEDAESAADEALAAAVEGAYAVSGERVAGAGHLASVQSRAYDAATVAGLGGPAASFAHAATLTAYRARTHDAARLAAAGQTEAAATAAIDVLEHFEGAAAHEPLEEADHDAYEGVEGGVRDLQTAIQDGSGVADALAQVDDNLVAGVEALATSTEAAVLEAGFFRARLADARERYRRGDGEAASLVEDLFARFEANELGVHEALESTSESLYETFEHDHLEALPDAMRNGEDTVADHVDGALGALLDFETQAASTARVAGAESAYLSARAFDAAALAAAGDSERTATVASDAMAHFEAGAGGFHEALEGASEDTYHAFEEALVSVEDAASGDANAYAAAQSFFEQSLAATDAVVTAAGGELGAAAAGVVSDAYEAFETARVHDLLADADEGAYESFESALDEYASALESGGGSVDAVANASLRAQFAVVGAIEQAPVGEGSGESEESELSGGPNVVSGVPEDADHVVDMTAVAYEPAELTVQVGDKVAWTHAGGEPHTVTAYEDDVPDDAAYWASGGFESQDAAASGWENGEGAVTSGESYVHTFETAGEHGYYCIPHETLDMVGTVVVEES, encoded by the coding sequence ATGCGCGACCGAAGAACGTTCCTGAAAGCCACTGGCGCCACCCTCGCGTCCCTCGGGCTCGCGGGCTGTAACGCCGATAGCACCGACAGCGACCAGTCGACCGACGACCCCGCGACGACCGAGCCCGCCACCGAAACGACCGAGAACGCCGGCGGGGACGTCGGCGTGAACGCGGCCGTCGCCGCACAGTGGAACGTCTACCGGGCGCGGCTCGCAGACGCCGCCGCGCTCGGGCTCGCGGAGGAGCACGCCCTCGGCGAACGCACCGTCGCGGGTGTCTTCGAGGACTTCGAGAGCGCGAGCGGCGAGTACGGCGCCCACGAGAAGCTGGAGGCCACCAGCACGGAGCACTACGAGGGCTTCGAGAGCGCCGTCGTCAGCTTACAGGAGGCGCTGGCGGCCGGCGACGCCGACGCCGCCCGCGACCACCAGCGGACCGCCGACGACCACCTCGCGGCGGCCCAGCGCGAGCTCGTCGGCGAACAGCCCGCGAACGCCCTCGACGCGCTCGCGTTCGGCGACCGCGCGGCCACCGCGTCGGCGCTGGCGGCCGCCGACCGGCCGGCGGACGCCGGCGTCACGGCGAACGCTGCGCTCACGGACTTCGAGGACGCCGCCGCCCACGACGCGCTCGAAGGCACCGCCGACGACGCCTACGAGCGCTTCGAGGGCTCGCTGGGCGACGTGCTCTCTGCCGGCCAGCGCGGCGACGCCGAGGACGCCGAAAGCGCCGCGGACGAAGCGCTGGCAGCGGCGGTCGAGGGCGCGTACGCCGTCAGCGGCGAGCGAGTGGCGGGCGCGGGCCACCTCGCGAGCGTGCAGTCCCGAGCCTACGACGCGGCGACGGTCGCGGGGCTCGGTGGGCCGGCGGCGTCGTTCGCGCACGCGGCGACGCTCACCGCGTACCGCGCCCGCACCCACGACGCGGCGCGGCTCGCGGCCGCCGGTCAGACCGAGGCCGCGGCGACGGCCGCCATCGACGTCCTCGAACACTTCGAGGGCGCGGCCGCCCACGAGCCCCTCGAAGAAGCCGACCACGACGCCTACGAGGGGGTCGAGGGCGGCGTGCGCGACCTCCAGACCGCCATTCAGGACGGCTCGGGAGTCGCCGACGCGCTCGCGCAGGTGGACGATAACCTCGTCGCGGGCGTCGAGGCGCTGGCGACGAGCACGGAAGCCGCAGTTCTGGAAGCCGGGTTCTTCCGGGCGCGGCTCGCGGACGCCCGCGAGCGCTACCGGCGCGGGGACGGCGAGGCGGCGTCGCTCGTCGAGGACCTGTTCGCGCGCTTCGAGGCGAACGAGCTCGGCGTCCACGAGGCGCTCGAATCCACCAGCGAGAGCCTCTACGAGACGTTCGAGCACGACCACCTCGAAGCGCTCCCGGACGCGATGCGGAACGGCGAGGATACCGTCGCCGACCACGTGGACGGCGCGCTCGGCGCGCTATTGGACTTCGAGACGCAGGCGGCGAGCACGGCGCGCGTCGCCGGCGCGGAGTCGGCGTACCTGTCCGCGCGGGCGTTCGACGCGGCGGCGCTGGCGGCCGCCGGCGACAGCGAGCGCACGGCGACCGTCGCGTCCGACGCGATGGCGCACTTCGAGGCGGGCGCGGGCGGCTTCCACGAGGCGCTGGAGGGCGCCAGCGAGGACACCTACCACGCCTTCGAAGAGGCGCTGGTCAGCGTGGAGGACGCCGCCAGCGGCGACGCGAACGCGTACGCGGCCGCGCAGTCGTTCTTCGAGCAGTCGCTTGCCGCGACGGACGCGGTCGTCACCGCGGCGGGCGGCGAACTCGGCGCGGCGGCCGCGGGCGTCGTCAGCGACGCCTACGAAGCCTTCGAGACCGCGCGCGTCCACGACCTGCTGGCTGACGCCGACGAGGGCGCCTACGAGTCCTTCGAGTCCGCGCTAGACGAGTACGCGAGCGCGCTCGAATCCGGCGGTGGGAGCGTCGACGCAGTGGCGAACGCGTCGCTGCGCGCGCAGTTCGCGGTCGTCGGCGCCATCGAGCAGGCGCCGGTCGGCGAGGGGAGCGGCGAGAGCGAGGAATCCGAGCTCTCGGGCGGTCCGAACGTCGTCTCCGGCGTCCCCGAGGACGCCGACCACGTCGTGGACATGACCGCGGTGGCGTACGAGCCCGCGGAGCTCACCGTGCAGGTCGGCGACAAAGTCGCGTGGACGCACGCGGGCGGCGAACCCCACACCGTGACCGCCTACGAGGACGACGTCCCGGACGACGCCGCCTACTGGGCGTCCGGCGGCTTCGAGAGCCAGGACGCCGCGGCGAGCGGCTGGGAGAACGGGGAGGGTGCGGTGACGTCCGGCGAGTCGTACGTCCATACGTTCGAGACCGCGGGCGAGCACGGCTACTACTGCATCCCGCACGAGACGCTGGACATGGTCGGGACGGTCGTCGTGGAGGAATCGTGA
- a CDS encoding 4-phosphopantoate--beta-alanine ligase, with translation MAEIPADHPRHDSLVTRHRIEAGVEKGITSKQGLVAQGRGEAFDYLLGEETIPSADNAERVAAAYLLLAEHPVLSVNGNVAALVPGEVVALAEVVGADVEVNLFNRTAERMEAIAEHLREHGAQDVKGLEADARIPGLEHERAKVDRDGIYDADVVLVPLEDGDRAEALAKMGKTELVIDLNPMSRSAQSAAVPVVDNIIRALPSITEHARDLRDASRKELEEIVAGFDREAALEAAEKRIREGDLD, from the coding sequence ATGGCCGAGATTCCCGCCGACCACCCGCGCCACGACTCGCTGGTGACCCGCCACCGCATCGAGGCGGGCGTGGAGAAGGGCATCACGTCGAAGCAGGGGCTGGTCGCGCAGGGCCGCGGGGAGGCGTTCGACTACTTGCTCGGCGAGGAGACGATTCCGTCAGCGGACAACGCCGAGCGCGTCGCGGCCGCGTACCTCCTGCTCGCCGAGCACCCGGTGCTGTCGGTGAACGGGAACGTCGCGGCGCTCGTGCCCGGCGAGGTCGTCGCGCTCGCGGAAGTGGTGGGCGCAGACGTCGAGGTGAACCTCTTCAACCGCACCGCCGAGCGAATGGAAGCCATCGCCGAGCACCTCCGCGAGCACGGCGCACAGGACGTGAAGGGGCTGGAGGCGGACGCGCGGATTCCGGGCCTCGAACACGAGCGCGCGAAGGTGGACCGCGACGGTATCTACGACGCGGACGTGGTGCTCGTCCCGCTCGAAGACGGCGACCGCGCGGAGGCCCTCGCCAAGATGGGCAAGACCGAGCTCGTAATCGACCTGAACCCGATGTCGCGGTCCGCGCAGAGCGCCGCTGTCCCCGTCGTGGACAACATCATCCGCGCGCTCCCGTCGATTACCGAGCACGCCCGCGACCTCCGCGACGCCTCCCGGAAGGAACTGGAGGAAATCGTCGCGGGGTTCGACCGGGAGGCGGCGCTGGAAGCAGCGGAGAAGCGGATTCGAGAAGGCGACCTCGATTGA
- a CDS encoding pantoate kinase: MSDGDAATAFAPGHVTGFFSVERTETPERTGSRGAGITLSAGVTTRVEPSDETRVRLNGREVAVESVTRVLDALDATAAVSAETELPLGAGFGVSGAMALGTALAANSAFDAGLSVNDLVSVAHAAEVEAGTGLGDVVAQARGGVPIRVKPGAPAHGRLDGVPDAGRVEYVSFGGLSTSDVIGGDTATLSAAGEDALAALREHPTLPRFMALSREFSREAGLLDGDVEAAVEAVTDAGGEAAMAMLGETVFALGTGLSDAGYDPEVCRVHPAGATLDP; the protein is encoded by the coding sequence ATGAGCGACGGCGACGCGGCGACGGCGTTCGCGCCCGGCCACGTGACCGGGTTCTTCAGCGTGGAGCGCACCGAGACCCCCGAGCGCACGGGGTCGCGGGGCGCCGGCATCACGCTCTCGGCGGGCGTGACGACGCGCGTTGAGCCCAGCGACGAGACGCGAGTGCGCTTGAACGGCCGCGAGGTTGCCGTCGAGAGCGTGACGCGCGTGCTGGACGCGCTCGACGCGACGGCGGCGGTGTCCGCGGAGACCGAACTGCCGCTGGGCGCAGGGTTCGGCGTCTCCGGCGCGATGGCGCTCGGGACGGCGCTCGCCGCGAACAGCGCCTTCGACGCGGGGCTGTCCGTGAACGACCTCGTGAGCGTCGCGCACGCCGCGGAAGTCGAAGCCGGCACCGGACTCGGGGACGTGGTGGCGCAGGCCCGCGGCGGCGTTCCGATTCGCGTCAAACCCGGTGCTCCGGCGCACGGTCGCCTCGACGGCGTGCCGGACGCGGGCCGCGTCGAGTACGTCTCCTTCGGCGGCCTCTCGACGAGCGACGTCATCGGCGGCGACACGGCGACGCTGTCGGCGGCGGGCGAAGACGCACTCGCGGCGCTCCGCGAGCACCCGACGCTCCCCCGGTTCATGGCGCTCTCCCGTGAGTTCTCGCGGGAGGCGGGCCTGCTGGACGGCGACGTCGAGGCGGCCGTGGAAGCGGTCACCGACGCGGGCGGCGAGGCGGCGATGGCGATGCTGGGGGAGACGGTGTTCGCGCTCGGGACCGGTCTCTCCGACGCCGGCTACGACCCCGAGGTGTGTCGCGTGCATCCGGCGGGCGCGACGCTGGACCCGTAG
- a CDS encoding UPF0175 family protein, translating into MPSISARIPDDEEEALAEVADLLGEDKSATIRKALSEGLHDLRVRVAVERYQSGDVSVNEAARIADVSLGEWMEIAREHNLTTQLSPDDLESDADAALDV; encoded by the coding sequence GTGCCCTCGATTAGCGCCCGCATCCCCGACGACGAGGAGGAAGCCCTCGCGGAGGTCGCCGACCTACTCGGCGAGGACAAGAGCGCCACCATCCGGAAAGCGCTCTCGGAGGGACTCCACGACCTCCGCGTGCGCGTCGCTGTCGAACGCTACCAGTCCGGCGACGTCTCCGTCAACGAGGCCGCCCGCATCGCGGACGTCAGCCTCGGCGAGTGGATGGAAATCGCGCGCGAACACAACCTCACCACTCAACTCTCGCCCGACGACCTCGAATCGGACGCCGACGCCGCGCTCGACGTATGA
- the aspS gene encoding aspartate--tRNA(Asn) ligase: MKDRTFTADAEPGDHATVAGWVHEVRDLGGIAFLILRDKTGKIQVKFEKDEMDDELVETGINVQRESVVQVTGDVEEEERAPTGVEVTPDSIEVMAEADPQLPLDPSGKVDADLSTRLDNRTLDARKPETKAIFEIRAEVLRAVREYFRSVGSTEINTPKIVATGTEGGTELFPVTYFGEEAFMNQSPQLFKQLMVGSGLERVFEVGPIFRAEEHNTPRHLNEATMIDFESAFIDHEEAMDVCEGTLKAAYSAVEENCQEELELLGLADEFEAPSGDFPRLTYEEAIERINATGELDEQLVWGDDLPTEGEKALGDDVGGHYFVTDWPSEIKPFYIQDYDDDSELSKGFDLMHPRMELVSGGQREHRYDALVEGFKQQGLDPDQFEYYTKMFKYGMPPHAGWAYGVERLVMTMLDLDNIREAVLFPRDRQRLSP, from the coding sequence ATGAAGGACCGCACGTTCACAGCGGACGCCGAGCCGGGCGACCACGCGACGGTCGCTGGCTGGGTCCACGAGGTGCGCGACCTCGGTGGCATCGCCTTCCTCATCCTCCGAGACAAGACCGGGAAGATTCAGGTCAAGTTCGAGAAGGACGAGATGGACGACGAGCTCGTGGAGACGGGCATCAACGTCCAGCGCGAGTCCGTCGTCCAGGTCACCGGCGACGTCGAGGAGGAGGAGCGCGCGCCCACCGGCGTCGAGGTCACGCCCGACTCCATCGAAGTGATGGCGGAGGCCGACCCCCAGCTCCCCCTCGACCCCTCCGGGAAGGTCGACGCCGACCTCTCGACGCGGCTGGACAACCGCACGCTGGACGCCCGCAAGCCCGAGACGAAGGCCATCTTCGAGATTCGCGCGGAAGTCCTGCGCGCGGTCCGCGAGTACTTCCGGAGCGTCGGTTCCACGGAGATCAACACGCCGAAAATCGTTGCCACCGGCACGGAGGGCGGCACGGAGCTGTTCCCCGTGACGTACTTCGGCGAGGAGGCGTTCATGAACCAGAGCCCGCAGCTGTTCAAGCAGCTGATGGTGGGCTCCGGGCTCGAACGCGTCTTCGAGGTCGGCCCCATCTTCCGCGCAGAGGAGCACAACACGCCGCGCCACCTCAACGAGGCGACGATGATCGACTTCGAGTCCGCGTTCATCGACCACGAGGAGGCGATGGACGTCTGCGAGGGCACGCTGAAGGCCGCCTACTCCGCGGTCGAGGAGAACTGTCAGGAGGAACTCGAACTCCTCGGCCTCGCCGACGAGTTCGAGGCGCCCTCGGGTGACTTCCCGCGGCTCACCTACGAGGAGGCCATCGAGCGCATCAACGCCACCGGCGAACTCGACGAGCAGCTCGTCTGGGGCGACGACCTCCCCACGGAGGGCGAGAAGGCGCTCGGCGACGACGTCGGCGGGCACTACTTCGTCACCGACTGGCCCAGCGAGATCAAGCCGTTCTACATCCAGGACTACGACGACGACTCCGAGCTCTCGAAGGGCTTCGACCTGATGCACCCGCGCATGGAACTGGTGTCGGGCGGCCAGCGCGAGCACCGCTACGACGCGCTCGTCGAGGGCTTCAAGCAGCAGGGTCTGGACCCCGACCAGTTCGAGTACTACACGAAGATGTTCAAGTACGGCATGCCGCCCCACGCCGGGTGGGCGTACGGCGTCGAGCGCCTCGTCATGACGATGCTCGACCTCGACAACATCCGGGAAGCGGTTCTCTTCCCGCGCGACCGGCAGCGGCTGTCGCCATAG